The Clostridium botulinum BKT015925 genome includes the window TAGATGCATCTACTACATTTACAACAACATCTGGTTTTTCTTTTAATATATAATCTCTAGCAACCCTTTCATCTTCTGAATAAGCTCCCAGACTGTATGTACCTGGTAAGTCTATTATTGTATAAACTTCATTATCAACTTTAACTTTTCCCTCTTTTTTCTCTACAGTAACCCCTGGCCAGTTACCTATGTGTTGTTTGGAACCAGTTATGGCATTAAAGATTGTACTTTTTCCACAATTGGGATTACCAATCAAAGCAATAGTGCTCATTTAAAAACCTCCTACCTTTTATTTAGTAATGACATTCATTATCATCATAACATCAAAAATAATTACTCATAACTTAAATCAGCTGGTTCCAGCATGATTTTATGAGCAATAGCTCTTTCAACCGCAACTCTATTTCCCCCTAATGCAACAATAAGAGGTCCTAAATCATTTTTAACTACTTGTAGTGTTGCTCCTTTATTAAATCCCATAGAAGATAATCTTTGAAATAAACTAGTATCCCCCTTTATATCTTCTACTACTCCTGACTCACCTTCTACAAAAAAGTTTAAAGGTAAAATACTCATTAATATTTCCTCCTTTAACCTACCATAATATCTACGGCTTCTTTTCCTCTTAAGGTAAGCTTGTATCCTCTTACTAAAATCTCAATAGGATCCCCAAGTGGAGCTTTACCCGTAACTGTAATTTCTACTCCTGGGATTATTCCCATATCCATAAGTCTTCTTTTAAATTGACTATTTCTTAATATACCAACCACTTTGGCTTTTGAACCTACTGGGATATTTTTTAAAGTATTTTCCATGTTTCTCCCCCCTACTTCTAGTTCATATGATAATGAGTTATATGAACAATTGAAACTGACTTTCATTTACAGGTTAAATATTACCACTATTTATTTGGCCTGTCAACAATAGTTAATGAATTTTTTCATAAATTTTTCATAAAAAAAAGCTTATTCTTAATTTTAAAATAAGAATAAGTTTTAAATAAGTTACTGTAAATCTCGTTTTATATAAATACTTTGGGAAATTTTAAAAGAAACGATAAATGCTGATATAACACATAATAAAATAATTAAAATTCCCTTATAATTAGTAAAGGACATTAATGATTTTGCAATATCTATATTAGGATGTTTTTTTAGAATTTTAAGAATAATTGTAGGTAATAATACTACTATCATAAATATAATTGAAGTTATATTCTTTGTATATCTACTTCCCACTTTGAAATATATAGGATAATACACGGCATAATATATTAATATTCCTATAATGTTAATTAGTATAATTTTAAAATTTATACATAAAGGACTATATTTATAAATTTCTAAATACTTCATGATGAAATAAATTATTATCATCTCAGCTTCTCCAATAACTAAATATATCGGTACTTGAATATATTTAGTTTTAACGATATCACTTCTTTTAATTGGCAAACTGGCTATAATCATATAACTTTTATGAAGATCATCATACAAATTTGACCCTTCAACATACATAAAAATAAATATAATTATACAAATTGTATTAATAAATATCGAAAGCTTTCCATAATACCCCCAAGACATAAAAAATATAGCATTAATAATCATTCCAATCCAAAAGCTTTTCTTAGCAATTATAATATCTTTTAACATCAAATTTTTCATACTATTCACCACCTAACCTATATCTTTATTCGAATAAATTTTTACAGATATTAAACTAGATACTATAAAAACTACTAAAGCTATTAATACAAAAATTTGTAGTTGATACATAGAAATAATATCAGCACTAGAATAAATAATCCCAATACCACCCATAACTCCAAAAAAGCACATAGAAAAAATTATATTTATAGCTTTTACATTTGTAATTCCAAATTTAAAATATACAGGAAGTATTATTGACGTAAAAACTAGAACTATAGAAATCATTTTTAAAACACCTTTTATGTCTTGCATACTAAAAAAATATATGTTAATAAAGTTAAAAGTTCTACATATTATCGGAAATATCATTAAAATTACTAGAATAGCTACTATATGAACAAATACACTTAAATATCTTGCAAATATAATTTTATTTCTGTTTAGAGGAAGTGAGTTTATTATAATTTCACACTTATTTTTCTCATCCTGAATGAACGCTGATATAAGGCCTGATATGGCCAAAAAACTTCCTATAACAAACATTTTATTTAGACCTTGTATATTATAATTATCACTAAATGCCAAAAATAATATTACTTCATAAAATATATAAAACATTATACTTTTTTTGGTATATACATTTCTCATATCCTTCATTATAAGATTAAACATTTTTATCACCTCTTACTGTATAAAGCATTATATCCTCTAAAGTAGGTCTTTCTATAATGCACTTATCTTGAAATACTCGTTTGATCTCTCTTCTGTCCTTTGCTATTCCTTCAAAGCCAAAAGAATTTTTACTTAAACCAACAAAATATTTTTTAGTTTCTTCATTTATAAGCTCACATCCACCTCTTATAAGTGCATAATTTTCTATAACATCATCTTTACTTTTTGAAAACTCTATCTTGCCCTTATTTATAAAAGTTACATAATCAGCTATTCTATCTAAGTCTGTTGTAATATGCGTAGAAAAAAATATACTTTTGCTATCATCTTGTATAATATCACTTAATATATCAAGTATTTCTCTCCTAAATATAGGGTCAAGTCCTGCTGTAGGTTCGTCCATTATTATGAGCTCTGCTTCATGCGAAAGAGCTATAGCAAGATAAAATTTAGTTTTCATTCCCTTTGAAAGTTCTTTTATCTTCTTTTTAGGATCTAAATCAAAATCTCTTAAATACTTGTTAAATTTTTTTTCATTCCATTTACTATAAAAAGGTGCTATTATATTTTTCATACTTTTAATTGTTAAATCTTCATAAAAATGACTTTCATCATATACAAATCCTATTCTATCTTTTATATCTTTTTCATGTTTTTCATTATTAAGTCCAAATATATTTATTTCTCCTGAAGTTTTTTTAATTAAATTCATAATAAGTTTAATTGTTGTACTTTTTCCCGCTCCATTTGGACCAATAAAACCCATTATATATCCTCTTTCTAAGTTAAAACTTATATCATCAATAGCAAATTTTTTATATTCCTTACATAAATTCTTTACTTCTAAAATTTTCTCCATACTAATTCCCCCTAGTCCTCATACAAAATCTTTAACATTTCTACTATCTCATCCCAAGTAAGTCCTAATATCTTACTTTCATTTACTGCCTCAGAGAGTTTTTCTTCAATTATTTTTAATTTTGTTTCTCTCATGAGTTCTTTGTTTTGTGGTGCTACAAAAGTTCCCTTTCCTCTAACCGTTTCAGTAAATCCTTCTCTTTCCAGCTCCTCATATGCTCGTTTAGTGGTAATTACACTTATACCTAATTCTTTGGCTAAATTTCTTATAGAAGGAAGAACCTCTCCCTCATTTAACTCATTCTTTAAAATTAATGCTTTTATTTGCTCAACTATTTGCTCATATATTGGCTGGCTAGAAGAATTTGATATTAATATTCTCATTTTTATTCTCCTTAATGTGTATATACTGTATATAAACTATATATACAGTATATACACACATAAATTATTTGTCAACAAATAAAAAAAGAATTTGAAGAACAAATTCTTCAAATTCCTTTAAATATAACTCAAAATTTGGGAAGGTTCAGTGCCTTGAACCGTAAGATAAACTACCTTATCTTTTATTGAATCAAATTTATTAAATTTTATTTGAGCATCTTTTATATCATTATATACTTTCCAATATCCAAGTAATAAACATTGTTTATTAGGACACTCAACAAAATCTATTACATCTTTAAGTGGATATCCTAAAAATATGCCGATTTCATGTGGGCATAAATTTTCATATCTCTCTTTTAACATCCCTAAACATTCAATATTTGAATCAAAATTACTATAATTAAAACGACTTAAAAATTTCTGATTTCTTGCATTAGATAATATATCCGTTAATTGATTATGATTATAAAAAAGAACCACGCACATATTTTCTGTCTTTTTCAGTTCAAAATACTCTATATTTAAAACATCTATAATTTCTTCTTTATATTCCATCCAAAAATTATATAAATCTCTTTTTCTTGTTTTGTTAAAATTTACAAGCGAAGACACTTTTTCTCCTGCAAGAGTCGGTGCAATACTATATAGTATAGTTGAAAGTAAGTAATCTTTATCACTAAAACTATCCATTGTTTTCATGTATGCTTTTAAATAGCACGTACTCATATATCTGCCTCCTCATTGATTACTTTATGTAATTGATACTGATTATCAATATTAATTACATAATATCATAAATTTTATTTTTTTTCAATAACCATGTAAAGGTAAGCACAAATATTTAATGAACTATTTCCATCTAAAATGATACACTCCCTTAGCTAATAAAGCTCTCAACCTTAATCCATCTTCCTCTTTTGGATATGGTCCTGCATTATGAATAATATATGGTACACCATCACCTCTTCTTTTATCAGAAATAATAGCTATGTGATCTTTCCTGCCATAAAAAACTACTATATCCCCAGCTTGCCACTCTTTTAAGTTGTCTTTGTTATAAGGTTTAATTTTTGGCGTTAAAGTTTTAGCATGTCTATTAAAAAATGATACAAGATTTGGAACTCTTCTGAAATCTATATTAGTATCAGATTTATCTTTAATTCTAGGATAAAATTTAAGATTTGTTTCTATATCATTATCTATTTCATCTTTAAGATTATATCCTGCATTTTTAAAAGCTCTCCATATTACATCTGTACATACACCTTCATTTTCAGGAGGATACCCTCCATTGTAATATTGGCTTTTATATTTAGTTTTATTTAAGACTTCAGCTCTTGCACCTTTTAATATATCTTCCACATCATTTATTCCGTTTTTATTTTTATCTATAGTACATTGACGTTGAGAAATTTGTAATCTACATGTTCCAAAAATACTATACCCTTTAAAAATAAGTATCCCCATTATTATAAAGATTATTATTGATAATATTTTTTTCTTCATACACATTCATCCTTTTTAATTATTTGTTTTTTAATTTACATCTTTAAGCTATTAAAGAGATTATAATATATTTCAAAAGTAAATTTTTAACAAAACCATTACATAAAAAAGAACATTCCAGTTAATTTATGAATGTTCTTTAAGATTTTATTTTTTTATTTACCAAAATATTTATGCATATATCTTCCACCTAAATCTGAAAAATATCCTACTAATGCCCCTAGAAATAATGATATTATAACTAACTTATACTGTGCATTAGCTCCGAACGTAGAACATGCTCCCATGAATGCTCCTGGTATAAATGTAAGCCATTTATTTCTTGATTGATAACACATAGCAAAAGAAAAAATTCCTGTTAATATTGCACCAGCTTGTTGGAAATTCCAAAATGAACTTCCTTTAATAATAATCATAGCCCAAAACACACCAGACATATTACATATTAAAGATTTTCTAAGCCCCTTAGCTTCTCCACCTGAAGCATAGTAACTTGTACACCCAATAAATCCAACCCATGTTATTAATCCTAGTTTTGAACTTAAATATGCCCAAAACCACGATAATACACCCACACTGAATGCACCTGTAAAAATTGAACTCATATGTTTTCCTCCTAATTTTATCATTCGTTCTGTTAAGTTATATGAACATTGATTCCCCTCAACCTATTGAAATATAATAGATTCACCACAAAAACATTACCTCCCAGAAAGGAGAGAGGACTCAATGAACAAAGCTAATAAAAAAATTACCTGTCCTAGATGTTACAGTCATAAGCTATATAAGTTTGGAAAAGACAAAGAAGGAAATCAAAAATATCAATGCAAAGAGTGTAAAAGACAATTTGCACCATCGGCTACGCCGAAAGAGCGTCAGCTCAAGGATTATCCTCGTTGTCCTGTCTGTAACAAAGGAACCTTTATTCATCATAATTATTCAAATTATATTAACTATCGTTGTAACGATAAGAAATGTAATCATAGTTTTTTCGTGGCGAAGCCTACGGCTATAAGCCCATCAAGCAATACCTATCTACAAGGTAAACTTGATTTTAAAGGTATGCGCTTTCCGCTCCATATTATTTTAATGGCTTTAAACCTTTATTTTCTTAATGAAAGTTCTACAAGACATATATCTCAATATTTGTTTAGAACATTTAATGTAAAAGTATCTCATGTTACTATTGCAAGTTGGACTAAAAAGTTTGCTGCATATTTCAAATTGAAATCTGATAATTTATTTTATAATATTGACTTATCAGATTCTGATGAATGGCACGCAGATGAAACTGTTGTATTTATAAATGGCAAGAAACATTATCTATGGCTTGTTATAGACTCAGAAAGTCGATTAATTATCTCTTATCATCTATCCCCATATAGAGATGCTAAACAAGCTTTTAGCCTTTTTAACGATGCTAAGAAATTAGGATCTCCTAGAGCCATAGTTACTGATAGATTACCATCTTACAATATTCCAATAAAATCAGTATTCCAAGATACATTACACATAAAAGTACAATCTTTTAAAGATGATATTTCAAACAATATTATTGAATCTTTTAATAAAACATTTAAGTCTTGGTATAAAGGTTTAAAAGGCTTTAACTCTTTTGATAGCGCCAATAAGTTAATATCGGTATTTATATTTCACTATAATTTTATTCGTAATCATTCCTCACTACGTAGTTTAACACCAGCTGAAGTATCAGGAATCAATTATTCAGTTAAAGCTAAAAATAATTGGTTATTAACTGCCTAACGGCTAACGCTATCGCTTTTAATTAAGTCTATTTATTTTTAAAAATCTATACATAGATAGGCTTTTTTGTCATACCACAAAATATTAATTATATAATTTTTATTATTTAAAGTAAGTCGTATAGTAATTTTGTGATTTTTAAAGCTATATTTTCATAATTAATTAACAGAACCTTATCATTTGCTTAAATCGTTTACTTTTTAAATTTAGTCGATTAAATTTAAAAAGTAAGTATAATTTTATCACATTTTTCTTAGAATTGTTTCATAATTTTTAAAATTTATATATATCAATATTTTCCCCTCAACATATAATTTGTGTTAATATTATTATGTTATTTATTTTAAACTTAAGAAACGAAGGTGTTCTTTATGATATATGATTTACATACTCACTCAGATAATTCTTTTGATTCAAAAACTCCTATTATGGATTTATGTAAAAGTGCTATAACTCGTGGTATTACTGATATTGCATTTACAGAACATTTTTCTATTGATAATCATAAAAAAACTTATGGTTTCATGAACTTTGAAAAATTCTTTAAAGATATAAAAGAAGCTAAATACATATATTCAAATGATTTAAATATATATACCGGACTTGAACTATGTGAACCACATGAAAATCCTGATAAATTTAGATGTGAACTTAAAGATTTAGATATAGATATAATTTTAGGATCAGTACATAATATAAATAACATTGGTCATAGATATTTATGTAAAGAACTAAATAAAAGAGATACTTATGATCTATACTTTAATGAGGTATTTAAATTAGTTTCTTTAGGCGACTTTGATATTGCAGCTCATCTAGATCTAATGAACAGATATGCGTATAATTCTCTTGGAAATTATGATTTTAATGATTTTAAAGATATCTTACAAGTAATTTTAACTAAACTTATTTCCCGTGGAATAGGTGTTGAAATAAATACATCCGGACTTCGAAATTCTCTAAAAGATATTCACCCTAAAATGGAAATTTTAAAATTATATAAATCTTTAGGTGGAGAAATTATCACTATAGGTTCTGATGCTCATAAAGCTTGTGACGTAGGATACAATTGTAAAGCATCCTTAGATCTTCTTAAAACTTTAAACTATAAATATATTTTTACATTTGAAAATAGAAAACCTATAGCACACAACATAGATTAATTATAGCCCTGAAAACGTTCAGGGCTATCTTATACTTTTTATATTATCATAATAATTCTATATAATTTTTATAAACATATCCTCCATGATTTCCAAAGTAAATATCATACCATCCATTTCCTTTATCTTTATAGATTTTAACCTTCGTTCCTTTATTCAACTGTCCTATCACTCTATAGTCTGTTCCAGGACCTGATCTTACATTAAGAACACTTGCAGTGACTAGTCCATATCTATCTCTAATTGAAGTATCGTCAGAAATATTCCCATATATTTTATGACCTACTATTCCTTCTGCAATTGCTTTTCCGATTCTATCAGCTCCAACTCTCCTATATACTTCAACATCTTTTTCTGATTCAACAAAGCATACTTCAACAATTATTGCTGGCATATTAGTATATTTTATTTCGTATAATCCTCTTGCAAGTCCATCCTTAACGCCTCTATCTATAAAACCTAGTTCCTTTAAATTTCTAGTAATTCTTTTTGCTATTTCTTTTGATTTATTATTTTTTCCGTTAATCCATGCTTCTGTACCGAGTGCTTCCTTGTATCTATCATATGCTTTATTAAAGTGTATAGAAACAAATAACTCTGCTCCCCAATTATTTGCTTTAGATACTCCATAATTCAAATCTGCATTATTATCTATATCTCCTGGAGTAACATCTAAAACACTTTGTCCATCTTTTCTTAAATATTTCATAACAGCAACATACACTTTTCTATCTTCTTTAACTTCATCAATTATACCTTTACTACCTAAAGCAAAATAATTATGGCCACCTCTTAAAGCTATCTTCATAGTAACTTTCCTCCCAAATTCTCCACTTTTTATTCTTTAGTTTAATGGGATTTGAAATCAACTTATTCTATCCCCACCATATAAATAATATGATTTATAGATTATTTTGGTTACTATTCTTTTAAAAAATATCCCTAATAAAAATATTCCTTAAAATTATAAATAAAATTCTTTATTATTATCATATATTTGATATTTTTATTGTATTATATAATGTGATATTTTAGGAGGTTATTGTATGTTTAAACGACTTAGTATATTTCTTTTTTTTCTTATTATCTCAATAACTACTACTGCTTTTGCTGGAAATATACCAGAAAGTATTATGATGAATCCTCAAAAAGGACTTTTTATTGGTAAAATAATAAATACTTCTGATAAAGAATTTACAATTGAACCTATAACTATTATGATGGGCAACATTAAAGATAAACAAATAAAAATTAAAAAATTTGATAAATATTATGGTACTAATACAACACCTAAGAAAAATGATTACATAGTAGCTAGATTAACTGACGTCAATAAAATAGATGAATTCTGGATTTTTAAAGCAACTTCATCTGATTATAAAACTTTAAAACTTATTTGTAATCCAACTTATGATATGATATTAAGATATCAAAAATATATTAATAATGGAGATTACTTTAAAGCTCAGAAAAACTTAGATGACAAACTTACTCTAAAAAAAAATTCAAATAAAACTAATAAAAATTTAGATAAAACCAAGGAAACAATTGCACTACAAACTAAAAATAAAATCTCTAAAAAACAATATATTTTATTATCAATACTTATTTTATCTATGGCCGGTATGTGCATATACTCCTATATAAATAGAAAAAAACGTTAAAAATCTACTATAAAAAAGGTAAAAAAGTTAGAACTCATTTTTAGTTCTAACTTTTTTTATCTTTTAATCATAAGCTTATTTAAAATTTACATTAATTCATCATTTTCCATAATAATAGGCTTTGAAACATTCTCTCCATATCCTACATCTAATCTATTTAATAAATACTTCTTTACTTCTTCCTTTGTGTTAAATTTAGTTACCTGATAAGGTGTTAAGAAAGAATATTTTTCAATAAAAACAAATCCATTATCACTTTTTACAAGTAATCCACTGTGACCGCAAAATAATGTTTTTGTATATTTATCATGTAAAAAACAATTTATCATTGATGCTTTAGAATTATTTATAAATTTGATTTTCCTTCTTTTCCATTCCTTTTTTATCGTACCAGCATTTTTCTTTACATCTTCTATTGATATTGATTCTGATATTTCCGCTGGTATACACACATAAAAATTAACAAATTTTTGAAATTCCTCATTCTTAAATTTACATAAAGGATTTCTATTTATAGCATCTAAATCAAATATTAAGCATTTCTCTTCATCTTCAGATTTACCTTTTGATATGATGTTATCCTTAAATAATGAAAATGCTGTTAACCTACAATTAATATCTACAGGATCATTTGAAGACTTGTACCATTGGTTCGTTATATATTCTTCAATATCCTCATAATTTACTGATTTTGAATTTATAGTTTTAAATCCATTAGTTGATGTTTTAAGTGGTCCAACTATACTATTATAACGTTTTACAGTGTTTATAAATCTATCTATATTATCAGATTTAATTTTACTATCTTTTAATAATTTAGCTATTTCATTTTGTGTACAATTATCAGATAGACTTGAATAAACAAGCTTATTAGATAATTCTTTTTTTGATAATTGTTCTTTTGACAATGGTATTACTTGTCCTTTTTTTGCAATTTTGTTTTCTTTCTTTGGTACACTATTATTTTTTGTTGAGCCATTATTTATCAAATCATTGTTTGAAGTATTTTGTTTTGTACTAACTTTCTTTTTAGTCTTTTCAGTTTTATGTCCCTCTTTATTTTGTCTATTTACATTACTAATTAATACTACTTTACCTTTTTCTTTAGAATACACTGAATCATATTTTTGTACTTTTATATTAAGTTTCGTATCCATATCAGTTTTTTTAATTATATTTTTTGTATTATTAGCATCCGCTACTTTTTCTATACTAGTTTTTATATTGTCTTTATTTTCCTCATTATTTGCTTGTGAAATGATTTTATTTTCTGATTCTTTTTGATTAACTTTTGATGATTTACATCCCATTAATGATATGCATATAATCACACTAAATGCTATTGTTAATGTCTTCTTCATTCTAGTATTTTGATGTTTCACAAATTTTACCTCCTATAATCTATAAATATAACAATATATTATTTACGTCTGTTTTAAATTAACATACTAGTTGATCTTATTGGTTACAAATTTTAAACAATAAAATTAAGGAACAATACTTATGAATACTAATTTTACTTTTTAAGCATACTAGCTTTATATTTTAACTATTTTTATAAGGAGTTGTATATTATTATGGGTAATGTAGTATCTAATCAAAAATATCAGACATGCATTGATATTTGCCTAGAATGTTCCGAAGTATGTGAATGGTGCTCTAATTGTTGCCTCAATGAGCCTGATCCAAAGGCTATGGTATGTTGCATAAAATTAGATAGAGATTGCGCTGATATGTGTACTCTTGCAGCTAAATTTATGGCTAGAGATAGTCAATTTGCAAAACAAGTATGCTTATTATGTTCTCAAATTTGTAGATGTTGTGGAGAAGAATGTGCTAAACACCCTAATGATCATTGTAAAAATTGTGCTGACATTTGCAATCGTTGTGCTACTGAATGTGAAAATATGTCCAAATAGAAAAAAGTAACTGGATGATTAATCACTATCCAGTTACCTTCATATTTGTATTTTAACTTTTTTCATTTGCTACAAAACTATTTAACCCCATTCCAATAACCACAAGAATTATTCCTATTAGACCAACTATTGTTGGTAATTTACCCTGTAACACCAAAACCTCTCCTAATAAAGTAAATATAACCTCCCCTGACTGAGTAGCCTCAACTGCAGCTAGTTTATGAGAATTTTCTTTAACTAAATCCGTTGCTTTAAAAAATAATATTGTAGCTATAATTCCTGAAAAAATGGCTACTAATAAAGATTGTATTATTTGCTGTTTCTGTGGCATACCTATTTTTAATAATCCAAATACAGATAAAAATATAAAGAATGGCATACTTGCTATCGTCATACCATATACTCTTTGAAATGTATTAAATTTATCATCGCACACTTCCATCATTTTACGATTTCCAAGTGGATATGAAAATGCAGCAATAACTATTGGAATTATTCCAATTAAATTTCTGCACATAGACCCTTGTCCTTTTTGTTCAAATTGAATCAAAAACACCCCTATTAAAATTATCAAAGACATTATCAAAGATTTTTTAGGAATCTTATTCCTCCTTT containing:
- a CDS encoding DMT family transporter, translating into MKKAILLGISSAFFFSFTFVLNSKMNISGGSWIWSASLRYIFMLPILHIIMILRNESTYVIKDILKRPTKWLIWSTVGFGLFYAPLSFSSIYSPSWVVSSTWQITIIAGALLSPLFYEYIKTEKGVLKRRNKIPKKSLIMSLIILIGVFLIQFEQKGQGSMCRNLIGIIPIVIAAFSYPLGNRKMMEVCDDKFNTFQRVYGMTIASMPFFIFLSVFGLLKIGMPQKQQIIQSLLVAIFSGIIATILFFKATDLVKENSHKLAAVEATQSGEVIFTLLGEVLVLQGKLPTIVGLIGIILVVIGMGLNSFVANEKS